In a genomic window of Bradyrhizobium ontarionense:
- a CDS encoding YciI family protein, producing the protein MQYLLMIYQNEVEYAKRDKSTEQAMLAEYQTFTQSIISSGNYKGGDRLQPTTTATTVRVRDGKMLTTDGPFAETREQLGGYYMIEAGNLDEAIGIAARIPGARVGSIEVRPVWQYNH; encoded by the coding sequence ATGCAATATCTGTTGATGATCTATCAGAACGAGGTCGAATACGCGAAGCGCGACAAGAGCACCGAGCAGGCTATGCTGGCCGAGTACCAGACCTTCACCCAGTCGATCATCTCGAGCGGCAATTACAAGGGCGGCGACCGGCTGCAGCCGACCACGACGGCGACCACGGTGCGGGTTCGTGACGGCAAGATGCTGACCACGGACGGCCCCTTCGCCGAAACCCGTGAACAGCTCGGCGGCTATTACATGATCGAGGCCGGGAATCTCGACGAGGCGATCGGCATAGCCGCGCGGATTCCCGGCGCCCGCGTCGGCTCGATCGAGGTGCGGCCGGTCTGGCAGTACAATCATTGA
- a CDS encoding HlyD family secretion protein has translation MAAAREQAVRARRPDAEEAPGPAKPEAARPRANDAVQNKAADPKADVTTEAPLDLPPAAPAAAPGHGQSKTVTATPPKSGKRKRVLAGVGLLLALAAAGYATHYFLVGRFMVSTDDSYVRANNTMLGARVSGHIQEIVPRDNSIVRKGDVIFRIDDGDYKIAVDAARTRIATQEATISRIGRQVAAQQSAVEQAEANLASAEASMKRAGLDYERQQALSTKGFASHATFEQSEAARDQGMAAVRAGRAAFDAARDNVEVTKAQQAEAQAQLAELKTSLAKAERDLDFATVRAPVDGTFSNRLVNTGDFVAVGQRLGNVVPLDDVFIDANFKETQLNRIRPGQPVTIKVDAYGARKFMGAVDSIAPAAGSVFTLLPPDNATGNFTKIVQRLPVRIRVPKDVARQNLLRAGMSVYVTIDTTEGAKDADNDGDLDAPMMIHPQ, from the coding sequence ATGGCCGCTGCGAGAGAACAGGCTGTGCGGGCGCGCCGTCCGGATGCTGAGGAAGCGCCGGGACCGGCCAAGCCTGAGGCAGCCCGTCCGCGGGCGAACGACGCGGTTCAAAACAAGGCGGCCGATCCGAAGGCAGACGTCACCACCGAGGCGCCGCTCGATTTGCCGCCCGCTGCTCCAGCCGCGGCTCCCGGCCACGGCCAGTCGAAAACGGTGACCGCGACTCCGCCGAAATCCGGCAAGCGCAAGCGCGTGCTCGCAGGCGTCGGCCTGCTACTGGCGCTGGCCGCCGCCGGCTATGCGACGCATTATTTCCTGGTCGGCCGCTTCATGGTCTCGACTGACGATTCCTATGTCCGCGCCAACAACACCATGCTGGGCGCGCGTGTCTCCGGCCACATCCAGGAGATCGTGCCGCGCGACAATTCGATCGTCCGCAAGGGCGACGTGATCTTCCGCATCGATGACGGCGACTACAAGATCGCCGTCGACGCCGCGCGCACCAGGATCGCGACCCAGGAGGCGACGATCTCGCGCATCGGCCGCCAGGTTGCCGCGCAGCAGAGCGCCGTCGAGCAGGCGGAGGCGAACCTCGCCTCGGCCGAAGCCTCGATGAAGCGGGCGGGACTGGACTATGAGCGCCAGCAGGCGCTGAGCACCAAAGGCTTCGCGTCGCATGCGACCTTCGAGCAATCGGAAGCCGCGCGTGACCAGGGCATGGCTGCGGTCCGCGCGGGACGCGCAGCCTTCGACGCGGCGCGCGACAATGTCGAGGTCACCAAGGCGCAGCAGGCCGAGGCCCAGGCGCAGCTTGCCGAGCTGAAGACGTCGCTCGCCAAGGCCGAGCGCGATCTCGATTTCGCCACGGTGCGAGCGCCGGTCGACGGCACCTTTTCCAACAGGCTGGTCAACACCGGCGACTTCGTCGCCGTCGGTCAGCGGCTCGGCAACGTCGTGCCGCTCGACGACGTCTTCATCGACGCCAACTTCAAGGAAACCCAGCTCAATCGCATTCGCCCGGGCCAGCCGGTGACCATCAAGGTCGACGCCTACGGCGCCCGTAAGTTCATGGGCGCGGTCGACAGCATCGCGCCGGCTGCAGGCTCCGTCTTCACGCTGCTGCCGCCTGATAATGCGACCGGCAACTTCACCAAGATCGTGCAGCGGCTGCCGGTGCGCATCCGTGTGCCCAAGGACGTCGCGCGGCAGAACCTGCTGCGCGCCGGCATGTCGGTCTACGTCACCATCGACACCACCGAAGGCGCCAAGGATGCCGACAATGACGGCGACCTCGACGCGCCGATGATGATCCATCCGCAATAG
- a CDS encoding RNA polymerase sigma factor, with protein MSPDAVEKVFRDESGRALATLIRLIGDFDLAEDALQDAFAAALATWRQTELPANPRAWLVNVGRNKAIDRIRRQIAFRDKEPQIVRAIELDAADDDVAERADLDDDMLRLIYTCCHPSFAPEVQVALTLRTVCGLTTAEIARAFLVGEDAMSQRLVRAKQKIRLAGIPYQVPGREALDERLRGVLAVIYLVFTEGYLATSGAEPMRDDLAREAIRLGRLLVGLMPEARDIKGLLALMLLHDARRAGRATASGDIVLLEEQDRSSWNREQIAEGLALVDQALSMRGLPQPYTVQAAIAALHARAPSHQDTDWRQIVGLYEVLLRIAPSPVIELNHAAAIAMVDGPARALALVEALAARGGLKQYDLLPAVRADLLRRLGRHEEARAAYRVASEATQLVPLKRLYARRLAELDAAS; from the coding sequence ATGAGCCCTGACGCGGTCGAGAAGGTGTTCCGCGACGAATCCGGTCGTGCGCTGGCGACGCTGATCCGGCTGATCGGCGACTTCGATCTTGCCGAGGACGCGCTGCAGGACGCGTTCGCGGCGGCGCTCGCGACCTGGCGGCAGACGGAGCTGCCCGCCAATCCGCGCGCGTGGCTGGTCAATGTCGGCCGCAACAAGGCGATCGATCGGATCCGTCGCCAGATCGCCTTCCGCGACAAGGAGCCCCAGATCGTGCGGGCGATCGAGCTCGATGCTGCAGACGATGACGTCGCGGAGCGGGCAGATCTCGACGACGACATGCTGCGGCTGATCTACACCTGTTGTCATCCGTCGTTCGCGCCGGAGGTCCAGGTGGCGCTGACGCTGCGGACGGTGTGCGGCCTGACCACGGCGGAAATTGCGCGGGCCTTTCTGGTTGGCGAAGACGCGATGTCCCAGCGCCTGGTCCGCGCCAAGCAGAAGATCCGCCTTGCCGGCATTCCCTATCAGGTGCCGGGACGCGAAGCGCTCGACGAGCGCCTCCGGGGCGTGCTGGCCGTGATCTATCTGGTGTTTACGGAAGGCTATCTGGCGACGTCGGGAGCAGAGCCAATGCGGGACGATCTTGCCCGCGAGGCGATCCGGCTCGGCCGGCTGCTGGTCGGTCTGATGCCGGAGGCCCGGGACATCAAAGGCCTGCTCGCGCTGATGCTGCTGCACGATGCGCGCCGTGCCGGACGCGCCACCGCGTCGGGTGACATCGTCCTGCTCGAGGAGCAGGATCGTTCCTCATGGAATCGTGAGCAGATTGCCGAGGGGCTCGCGCTCGTCGACCAGGCGCTGAGCATGAGAGGGCTGCCGCAGCCCTATACGGTTCAGGCCGCAATTGCCGCACTTCACGCCCGTGCGCCAAGTCACCAGGACACGGACTGGCGCCAGATCGTCGGCCTCTACGAAGTCCTCCTGCGGATCGCGCCGTCGCCCGTGATCGAGCTCAATCACGCCGCGGCCATCGCGATGGTCGATGGTCCGGCGCGGGCACTTGCGCTGGTCGAGGCACTGGCCGCGCGCGGCGGATTGAAGCAGTACGACCTGTTGCCGGCGGTGCGGGCGGATCTGTTGCGGCGGCTTGGCCGCCATGAAGAAGCGCGGGCAGCCTATCGCGTGGCGAGCGAAGCGACGCAACTCGTGCCGCTCAAGCGGCTCTATGCCCGCAGGCTCGCCGAACTCGATGCTGCGTCCTGA
- a CDS encoding N-acetylmuramoyl-L-alanine amidase: MPNPTDKPESKRPRALPILKGISDLPVFTPDSSIASDVIPSANLGERKGGRQPDMVILHYTGMPDVEGAITKLCTAGTEVSAHYIVLEDGRIVQCVPEAMRAWHAGLSSWGGDEDINSCSIGVEIVNRGHDWGYPDFPPRQIAAVIALCRGIMLRRNVPAHRVLGHSDVAPSRKKDPGEKFPWHSLANSGVGHWVQPAAITKGETLKLGSIGDDVKGLQKALAKYGYGVPITGKFDGITMDVVTAFQRHFRPERIDGIADRSTLWTLHALLTSLPADEPAPRA, encoded by the coding sequence ATGCCGAATCCCACAGACAAGCCCGAATCGAAGCGTCCCCGCGCGCTGCCGATTCTCAAGGGCATTTCGGACCTGCCTGTTTTCACGCCGGACTCGTCGATTGCGTCCGATGTGATCCCGTCGGCGAATCTCGGTGAACGCAAGGGCGGCCGCCAGCCGGACATGGTCATCCTCCACTATACCGGCATGCCCGACGTGGAAGGCGCGATCACCAAGCTGTGCACGGCCGGGACCGAGGTGTCCGCGCATTACATCGTGCTCGAGGACGGGCGCATCGTGCAATGCGTGCCGGAGGCGATGCGCGCCTGGCACGCCGGTCTCTCCTCCTGGGGCGGCGACGAGGACATCAACTCCTGCTCGATCGGCGTCGAAATCGTCAATCGCGGTCACGACTGGGGCTACCCGGATTTCCCTCCGCGCCAGATCGCGGCCGTGATCGCACTGTGCCGGGGCATCATGCTCCGCCGCAATGTCCCGGCCCACCGCGTGCTCGGTCATTCCGACGTCGCACCTTCGCGCAAGAAGGATCCGGGCGAGAAATTCCCCTGGCACTCGCTGGCGAATTCGGGTGTCGGCCACTGGGTGCAGCCGGCCGCGATCACCAAAGGCGAGACGCTGAAGCTCGGCAGCATCGGCGATGACGTCAAGGGCTTGCAGAAGGCGCTCGCCAAATATGGCTACGGCGTGCCGATCACCGGCAAGTTCGACGGCATCACCATGGACGTCGTCACCGCGTTCCAGCGGCACTTCCGCCCCGAACGGATCGACGGCATCGCCGACCGCTCCACCTTGTGGACACTGCATGCGCTGCTGACGAGCCTGCCGGCGGACGAACCGGCACCGCGCGCATGA
- a CDS encoding ABC transporter ATP-binding protein — protein MTVDVTSLKADKRPAAIRVVMPFVFRHWLKQPRMTLGIAVALLGATAADLFMPLFSGRLVDALTLGPGNVDARHTALVAFGCIVALGFASIVLRLSGLQLIVPFTLRIMSDVARDAFVRVQRFSTDWHANSFAGSTVRKITRGMWALDLYNDTILLALLPSLSVLLGSMVLLGLHWGALGGVIAIGAVIYVAMTVAFSTRYIAPAARISNAWDTKVGGTLADALGCNAVVKSFGAEAREDGRLMRVVSRWQRRVNRTWLRYNTTAAVQLGVLLCLRSAVIGGAVLLWMAGKASPGDVTYVLTSYYVIHAYLRDVGMHINNLQRAVNDMDELVAIHSEPIGIVDADGAKPIAVTGGHIVFDAVTFHYGGHRTPLYDRLSVDIRPGERIGLVGRSGSGKTTFVKLVQRLYDVSGGRILIDGQDIAQATQDSLRSQIAIVQQEPILFHRSLAENIAYGRPGASQEAIEHAARLANAHEFITRLPKGYGTLVGERGVKLSGGERQRVALARAFLADARVLILDEATSSLDSESEALIQEAMERLMKGRTAIVIAHRLATVRSLDRILVFDRGRVVEQGSHAALVGRPGGLYRSLFERQATEFGQLSAAG, from the coding sequence ATGACCGTCGACGTCACCAGCCTGAAGGCCGACAAACGGCCTGCCGCCATCCGCGTCGTGATGCCGTTCGTGTTCCGCCACTGGCTGAAGCAGCCGCGGATGACGCTCGGCATTGCCGTGGCGCTGCTCGGCGCCACCGCCGCCGACCTGTTCATGCCGCTGTTCTCCGGTCGGCTGGTCGATGCGTTGACGCTCGGCCCCGGCAATGTGGATGCACGGCACACCGCGCTGGTCGCGTTCGGCTGCATCGTCGCGCTCGGCTTCGCCTCGATCGTGCTGCGGCTGTCAGGGCTGCAGCTGATCGTGCCGTTCACGCTCCGCATCATGTCCGATGTGGCGCGCGATGCCTTCGTGCGCGTGCAGCGCTTCTCGACCGACTGGCACGCCAACAGCTTCGCCGGATCGACCGTGCGCAAGATCACCCGCGGCATGTGGGCGCTCGATCTCTACAACGACACCATCCTGCTGGCGCTGCTGCCATCCTTGTCGGTGCTGCTGGGCTCGATGGTGCTGCTCGGCCTGCATTGGGGGGCGCTGGGCGGCGTGATCGCGATCGGCGCGGTGATCTATGTCGCGATGACGGTCGCGTTCTCGACCCGCTACATCGCTCCCGCCGCGCGCATCTCCAATGCCTGGGACACCAAGGTCGGCGGGACGCTCGCCGATGCGCTGGGCTGCAACGCGGTGGTGAAGTCGTTCGGCGCGGAGGCGCGCGAGGACGGCCGCTTGATGCGCGTCGTCAGCCGCTGGCAGCGGCGCGTCAATCGCACCTGGCTGCGCTACAACACGACGGCTGCCGTCCAGCTCGGCGTGCTGCTGTGCCTGCGCTCCGCGGTGATCGGCGGCGCCGTGCTGCTGTGGATGGCGGGCAAGGCCTCGCCCGGCGACGTCACCTATGTGCTGACCAGCTACTACGTGATCCACGCGTACTTGCGCGACGTCGGCATGCACATCAACAACCTGCAGCGCGCTGTCAACGACATGGACGAGCTGGTCGCGATCCACAGCGAGCCGATCGGCATCGTCGATGCTGATGGGGCGAAGCCGATCGCGGTCACCGGCGGGCACATCGTGTTCGACGCGGTGACGTTCCACTATGGCGGCCATCGGACGCCGCTCTACGACCGGCTGTCGGTTGACATCCGGCCGGGCGAGCGGATCGGGCTGGTGGGACGCTCAGGCTCCGGCAAGACGACCTTCGTCAAGCTGGTGCAGCGGCTCTATGACGTCAGCGGCGGGCGGATCCTGATCGACGGCCAGGACATCGCCCAGGCGACACAGGACTCGCTGCGCAGCCAGATCGCGATCGTGCAGCAGGAGCCGATCCTGTTCCACCGCTCGCTGGCGGAGAACATCGCCTATGGCCGGCCGGGTGCCAGCCAGGAAGCGATCGAGCACGCCGCCCGGCTGGCCAACGCGCATGAGTTCATCACGCGCCTGCCCAAGGGCTACGGCACGCTGGTTGGCGAGCGCGGCGTCAAGCTGTCGGGCGGCGAACGTCAGCGGGTGGCGCTGGCGCGGGCGTTCCTGGCCGATGCGCGCGTGCTGATCCTGGACGAGGCGACGTCGAGCCTCGATTCGGAATCGGAGGCGCTGATCCAGGAGGCGATGGAGCGGCTGATGAAGGGGAGGACGGCGATCGTGATCGCGCATCGGCTGGCGACCGTGCGCAGCCTCGACCGCATCCTGGTGTTCGACCGCGGCCGCGTCGTCGAGCAGGGCAGCCATGCCGCCCTGGTCGGCCGTCCGGGCGGGCTCTATCGCAGCCTGTTCGAGCGCCAGGCCACCGAGTTCGGCCAGCTCTCGGCCGCCGGGTAG
- a CDS encoding DHA2 family efflux MFS transporter permease subunit translates to MANATTADPTMSAPAAPAERIAPRRLIAFLIMVFGMFMSILDIQIVSASLTEIQAGLSASSSEVSWVQTAYLIAEVIAIPLSGFLSRALGTRLLFAISAAGFTLSSFLCGFASSIEQMILWRAIQGFLGAGMIPTVFASAYTVFPRSKFHIVGPIIGLVATLAPTVGPTVGGYITDAMSWHWLFFVNVPPGILITIGVLALVDFDEPHFELLDRFDWWGLIFMAGFLGALEYVLEEGPQYEWIQDTSVAICAAVCAVSAVAFFWRVLTADEPIVDLRAFGNRNFAVGCLLQFCIGIGLYGLTYIYPRYLAEVRGYSAMMIGETMFVSGVTMFLMAPVVGRMMLKIDMRYIIAFGLVIFAIGSYQMTGITRDYDFWELFVPQVLRGVGMMFAMVPTNNIALGTLAPDRVKNASGLFNLMRNLGGAVGLAVINQVLNDRTDLHIARLHERVNWGNATAVETLNMLQQKLQGMGDAALMAMKQLSQIVHRQAVVMGYGDAFFMLTCFYLALSFTVMLLKKPSSPMAGGGDAH, encoded by the coding sequence ATGGCCAACGCGACCACAGCCGATCCCACTATGAGCGCGCCGGCCGCACCGGCCGAGCGCATCGCGCCGCGCCGGCTGATCGCGTTCCTGATCATGGTGTTCGGCATGTTCATGTCGATCCTGGACATCCAGATCGTGTCGGCCTCGCTGACCGAGATCCAGGCCGGCCTGTCGGCGAGCTCCAGCGAAGTCTCCTGGGTGCAGACCGCCTATCTGATCGCCGAAGTGATCGCGATTCCGCTGTCCGGCTTCCTGTCGCGCGCGCTCGGCACACGGCTGTTGTTCGCGATCTCCGCTGCCGGCTTCACCCTCTCCAGCTTCCTGTGCGGCTTCGCCTCCTCGATCGAGCAGATGATCCTGTGGCGCGCGATCCAGGGCTTCCTCGGCGCCGGCATGATCCCGACCGTGTTCGCCTCGGCCTACACGGTGTTTCCGCGCTCCAAGTTTCACATCGTCGGTCCCATCATCGGCCTGGTCGCGACGCTCGCGCCCACCGTGGGCCCGACCGTCGGCGGCTACATCACCGATGCCATGTCGTGGCACTGGCTGTTCTTCGTCAACGTCCCGCCGGGCATCCTGATCACGATCGGCGTGCTGGCGCTGGTCGATTTCGACGAGCCGCATTTCGAGCTGCTCGACCGGTTCGACTGGTGGGGCCTGATCTTCATGGCCGGCTTCCTCGGCGCGCTCGAATATGTGCTCGAGGAAGGCCCGCAATATGAGTGGATCCAGGACACCAGCGTCGCGATCTGCGCGGCCGTTTGCGCTGTCTCCGCGGTCGCCTTCTTCTGGCGCGTGCTGACGGCGGACGAGCCGATCGTCGACCTCAGGGCGTTCGGCAATCGCAATTTCGCGGTCGGCTGCCTGCTGCAATTCTGCATCGGCATCGGCCTCTACGGCCTGACCTACATCTATCCGCGCTACCTTGCCGAAGTGCGCGGCTACAGCGCGATGATGATCGGCGAGACGATGTTCGTGTCCGGCGTCACCATGTTCCTGATGGCGCCGGTGGTCGGCCGCATGATGCTGAAGATCGACATGCGCTACATCATCGCGTTCGGACTGGTCATCTTCGCGATCGGCTCCTACCAGATGACGGGCATCACCCGCGACTACGACTTCTGGGAGCTGTTCGTGCCGCAGGTGCTGCGCGGCGTCGGGATGATGTTCGCCATGGTCCCGACCAACAACATCGCGCTCGGTACCTTGGCGCCCGACCGGGTCAAGAACGCCTCGGGGCTGTTCAACCTGATGCGCAATCTCGGCGGTGCCGTCGGGCTTGCCGTGATCAACCAGGTGCTCAACGACCGCACCGACCTGCACATCGCGCGCCTGCACGAGCGCGTGAACTGGGGCAATGCGACCGCGGTCGAGACCCTCAACATGCTGCAGCAGAAGCTGCAGGGCATGGGCGATGCCGCCTTGATGGCGATGAAGCAGCTGTCGCAGATCGTGCATCGCCAGGCCGTCGTGATGGGCTATGGCGACGCCTTCTTCATGCTGACCTGTTTCTACCTCGCGCTCAGCTTCACGGTGATGCTGCTGAAGAAGCCGAGCTCGCCGATGGCCGGCGGCGGCGACGCGCATTGA
- the rsmH gene encoding 16S rRNA (cytosine(1402)-N(4))-methyltransferase RsmH, with protein MSTADQRHVPVLGPEAVEMLAPREGGTYVDATFGAGGYTRLILATPGTRVIGIDRDSTAIAGGAGLVEQAGGRLTLVENRFSRIEDICAAQGVDGIVMDVGVSSMQLDSAARGFSFRFDGPLDMRMGNVGPTAADIVAQASERSLADVIYIFGEERHSRAVARSIVAARKEQPITTTRALADIVARVVRSKPGDIHPATRTFQALRILVNEELDELEQALTAAERVLKPGGRLAVVSFHSLEDRIVKTFLAERSKTGGGSRHLPEVAQQKPSFELLNRKPVVAAEVEIEANPRARSAKLRGAERTAAPAHLAPSSSPWPRLADVLRGG; from the coding sequence GTGAGCACGGCTGACCAGCGGCACGTCCCGGTGCTCGGTCCGGAGGCGGTCGAGATGCTCGCACCGCGCGAGGGCGGAACCTATGTCGACGCGACGTTCGGTGCCGGCGGTTACACGCGGCTGATTCTGGCGACGCCCGGAACGCGGGTGATCGGGATCGATCGCGACAGCACTGCGATTGCCGGCGGGGCCGGCCTCGTCGAACAGGCCGGCGGCCGGCTGACGCTGGTCGAAAACCGCTTCTCCCGGATCGAGGATATCTGCGCGGCGCAAGGTGTCGACGGCATCGTCATGGACGTCGGCGTGTCGTCGATGCAGCTGGATTCCGCGGCGCGCGGCTTCTCGTTCAGGTTCGACGGTCCGCTCGACATGCGGATGGGGAACGTGGGGCCGACCGCGGCCGACATCGTCGCGCAGGCCTCCGAGCGCAGTCTGGCCGACGTGATCTATATCTTCGGCGAGGAGCGGCATTCACGCGCCGTGGCGCGGTCCATCGTCGCAGCCCGCAAGGAGCAGCCGATCACGACCACGCGCGCGCTCGCCGATATCGTCGCCCGTGTCGTGCGATCGAAGCCCGGCGACATCCACCCGGCGACGCGGACGTTCCAGGCTCTGCGCATCCTGGTCAACGAGGAGCTCGACGAGCTCGAGCAGGCGCTGACGGCAGCTGAGCGCGTGCTGAAGCCCGGTGGCCGGCTCGCCGTTGTCTCGTTCCACTCGCTGGAGGACCGGATCGTCAAGACGTTCCTGGCCGAGCGCAGCAAGACCGGCGGCGGCTCGCGTCATCTGCCCGAGGTCGCGCAGCAGAAACCGAGCTTCGAGCTGCTCAACCGCAAGCCGGTCGTGGCCGCGGAGGTCGAGATCGAGGCCAACCCTCGGGCGCGGTCCGCCAAGCTGCGGGGGGCAGAGCGCACGGCTGCGCCGGCACACCTCGCGCCATCGTCGTCACCCTGGCCGCGGCTGGCCGATGTGTTGCGGGGAGGGTGA